A genomic window from Gossypium hirsutum isolate 1008001.06 chromosome D10, Gossypium_hirsutum_v2.1, whole genome shotgun sequence includes:
- the LOC107915194 gene encoding caffeic acid 3-O-methyltransferase produces MNSLVNQLSSSYAMSEEEEAFGYAWYLRSSHMFSYVLDAAVQLGVFDILTKAGPDVKLSSNQIASEIRAKNPDAPSLLDRMLRLLACHGLVTCVSRKLDAGAGNGEDGERVYGVTLAGKAFVNDEHNGSLAAFTSNKVDIEVWLRFKDLVLEGGNLFEKVHGMPAYQYKSLNPENAKRHDTAMTNLSKIIMKKILERYNGFQGVTTLVDVGGGYGVTLNMVISKYPSIKGINYELPHVVQQAPSFPDIEHVGGDMFSTVPKADTIMMKEVLHNWDDEHCLKLLKNCYEALEEKGKVIVISYMMFEEAEGSNAAKFLYQMDLYMATKFVAKQRTEKQFKSMAMDAGFSSFQLKCLVFNVVAVMELHK; encoded by the exons atgaattcACTCGTGAATCAGCTGAGTTCCTCGTACGCCATGTCCGAAGAAGAAGAAGCATTCGGTTATGCTTGGTATTTACGAAGCTCCCAcatgttttcttatgttttggaTGCCGCAGTTCAGCTCGGTGTCTTCGATATATTAACGAAGGCAGGTCCTGATGTGAAGCTTTCTTCGAACCAGATCGCGTCGGAGATTCGTGCGAAGAATCCCGACGCGCCTTCCCTTCTCGATCGCATGCTTcggctccttgcttgccatggttTAGTTACTTGCGTTTCGCGAAAGCTCGATGCCGGTGCGGGTAATGGAGAAGATGGTGAAAGAGTGTATGGGGTTACTTTGGCTGGTAAAGCTTTTGTTAATGACGAACATAATGGATCTTTGGCTGCTTTTACTAGCAACAAGGTTGACATTGAAGTCTG GCTACGGTTCAAAGATCTGGTCCTTGAAGGTGGGAATCTCTTTGAGAAAGTGCATGGTATGCCAGCATATCAATATAAGAGCTTAAATCCAGAAAATGCGAAGAGACATGACACCGCAATGACAAATCTTTCGAAGATAATAATGAAGAAAATACTTGAGAGATACAATGGATTCCAAGGGGTAACTACTTTGGTAGACGTTGGGGGTGGATATGGGGTTACTCTCAACATGGTCATCTCCAAATACCCTTCCATTAAAGGCATTAACTATGAATTGCCTCATGTTGTACAACAGGCCCCATCTTTCCCTG ACATTGAGCATGTAGGAGGAGATATGTTCTCAACTGTTCCCAAAGCAGATACCATAATGATGAAG GAAGTGCTTCACAACTGGGATGATGAGCATTGCTTAAAACTCCTAAAAAACTGCTACGAAGCATTGGAAGAGAAAGGGAAGGTGATAGTAATAAGTTACATGATGTTTGAGGAAGCAGAGGGAAGCAATGCAGCTAAGTTTCTTTATCAAATGGATCTCTATATGGCTACGAAATTTGTTGCAAAGCAAAGGACTGAAAAGCAGTTCAAGTCCATGGCCATGGATGCTGGATTTTCAAGCTTTCAACTCAAGTGCCTTGTTTTCAATGTGGTGGCTGTTATGGAACTCCATAAatga
- the LOC121222500 gene encoding caffeic acid 3-O-methyltransferase has translation MNSLENQLSSSYAMSEEEEAFGYAWYLRSSHMFSYVLDAAVQLGVFDILTKAGPDVKLSSNQIASEIRAKNPDAPSLLDRMLRLLACHGLVTCVSRKLDAGAGNGEDGERVYGVTLAGKAFVHDEHNGSLAVFTSDRADTEVWLRFKDLVLEGGNLFEKVHGMPAYQYKSLNPENAKRFDTAMTNLSKVIVKKILERYNGFQGVTTLVDVGGGYGVTLNMIISKYPSIKGINYDLPHVVQQAPSFPGIEHVGGDMFSTVPKADTIMMKEVLHNWDDEHCLKLLKNCYEALEEKGKVIVISFIMVEEAEASNAAKFISQLDLYMATQFGGKQRTEKQLKSMAMDAGFSSFQLKCLVFNVVAVMEFYK, from the exons atgaattcACTCGAGAATCAGCTGAGTTCCTCGTACGCCATGTCCGAAGAAGAAGAAGCATTCGGTTATGCTTGGTATTTACGAAGCTCCCAcatgttttcttatgttttggaTGCCGCAGTTCAGCTCGGTGTCTTCGATATATTAACGAAGGCAGGTCCTGATGTGAAGCTTTCTTCGAACCAGATCGCGTCGGAGATTCGCGCGAAGAATCCTGACGCGCCTTCCCTTCTCGATCGCATGCTTCGGCTCCTCGCTTGCCATGGTTTAGTTACTTGCGTTTCGCGAAAGCTCGATGCCGGTGCGGGTAATGGAGAAGATGGTGAAAGAGTGTATGGGGTTACTTTGGCTGGTAAAGCTTTTGTTCATGACGAACATAATGGATCTTTGGCTGTTTTTACTAGCGACAGGGCCGACACTGAAGTCTG gtTACGGTTCAAAGATCTGGTCCTTGAAGGTGGGAATCTCTTTGAGAAAGTGCATGGTATGCCAGCATATCAATATAAGAGCTTAAATCCAGAAAATGCGAAGAGATTTGACACCGCAATGACAAATCTTTCGAAGGTAATAGTGAAGAAAATACTTGAGAGATACAATGGATTCCAAGGGGTAACTACTTTGGTAGACGTTGGGGGTGGATATGGGGTTACTCTCAACATGATCATCTCCAAATACCCTTCCATTAAAGGCATTAACTATGACTTGCCTCATGTTGTACAACAAGCCCCATCTTTCCCTG GCATTGAGCATGTAGGAGGAGATATGTTCTCAACTGTTCCCAAAGCAGATACCATAATGATGAAG GAAGTTCTTCACAATTGGGATGATGAGCATTGCTTAAAACTCCTAAAAAACTGCTACGAAGCATTAGAAGAGAAAGGGAAAGTGATAGTAATAAGTTTCATTATGGTTGAGGAAGCAGAGGCAAGTAATGCAGCCAAGTTTATTTCTCAATTGGATCTCTATATGGCTACGCAATTTGGTGGAAAGCAAAGGACTGAAAAGCAGttaaagtccatggccatggatgctgggttttcaagctttcaactCAAGTGCCTTGTTTTCAATGTGGTTGCTGTCATGGAATTCTATAAATGA